One genomic window of Polyangium aurulentum includes the following:
- a CDS encoding Uma2 family endonuclease: MQSSPSAKTGRLRRPLALVVREPDPEEIGARVDWSAWYLTDEEDMGEGCEQGEIIRILLSCLGQLAAERGWQNVLIAGDNFFAWVKDEPLVRVSPDVYLLDEPPPPPLPKMWETWQPGHRPPRFAVEIVSDDWKKDYEDNPPKYAQLGCRELVIFDPEAALKPDRKGTRVPLQVYRRDEDGAFVKVYRGDGPVYCEQIGAHLATRREGATVRLRVARDGAGTSLVPTAEEEVERLKAEIEALRRR; the protein is encoded by the coding sequence ATGCAGTCGTCTCCCAGCGCCAAGACTGGGCGCCTCCGCAGGCCGCTGGCGCTCGTCGTGCGCGAGCCCGATCCCGAGGAGATCGGCGCGCGCGTCGACTGGTCCGCCTGGTATCTGACCGACGAGGAAGACATGGGCGAAGGGTGCGAGCAGGGGGAGATCATCCGGATCCTTCTCTCCTGCCTCGGCCAGCTCGCGGCCGAGCGAGGCTGGCAGAATGTCCTGATCGCGGGCGACAATTTCTTCGCATGGGTCAAGGACGAGCCGTTGGTCCGGGTATCTCCGGACGTGTACTTGCTCGACGAACCTCCCCCGCCTCCCTTGCCGAAGATGTGGGAGACGTGGCAGCCGGGGCATAGGCCGCCGCGTTTTGCCGTCGAGATCGTCTCCGACGACTGGAAAAAAGATTACGAAGACAACCCGCCCAAATACGCGCAGCTCGGGTGCCGCGAGCTCGTGATCTTCGACCCGGAGGCGGCGCTGAAGCCGGACCGCAAAGGGACCCGGGTGCCGCTGCAGGTGTATCGGCGGGACGAGGATGGGGCGTTCGTCAAGGTGTATCGGGGTGATGGTCCGGTGTACTGCGAGCAGATCGGGGCTCACCTCGCGACGCGGCGGGAAGGCGCGACCGTGCGCCTGCGGGTTGCGCGGGACGGGGCCGGCACGAGCCTGGTGCCGACGGCGGAGGAGGAGGTCGAGCGCCTCAAAGCGGAGATCGAAGCCTTGCGGAGGCGTTGA
- the leuS gene encoding leucine--tRNA ligase, which yields MTSPTPNATPTDGAAAAANEPPRYVHAEVEPRWQRYWDENQTFRAVRNPGRPKRYILDMFPYPSGAGLHVGHPEGYTATDIYARYSRMRGIDILHPMGWDAFGLPAEQHAIRTGTHPSTTTAQNVETFRRQLKMLGFSYDWSREVDTTDPGYVRWTQWIFLKLFERGLAYQDRVQVNWCPALGTVLANEEVIDGKSEIGGHPVVRTPLRQWMLRITAYADRLAKDLELLDWPEGTVTMQKNWIGRSEGAQISFDVQGFEGARIDVFTTRPDTLMGCTYVVLAPEHALVDKITGAEHKDAVRAYVDAAARKSDLDRTAVSKTKTGVPTGAMAIHPITGQPVPIWVADYVIGGYGTGAVMAVPGHDERDFAFAKAFDLPIIEVVSPDGALHASLDAAYVDEGVLVRSGPFDGLKSNDGKRAIVADLEKRGKGSSKITYKLRDWVFSRQRYWGEPIPIYFPVEMKDAAGDPRKGDEHTIRFDQPIAVPESELPLRLPELSDFRPGEDPAGPLARAVDWRFFQKDGQWFARETNTMPQWAGSCWYYLRFIDPKNEAEGWSDKAYDDWMPVDLYIGGGEHAVLHLLYARFWHKVLFDIGRVKHPEPFMKLVHQGLILGEDGEKMSKSRGNVVNPDDIVKAYGADCLRLYEMFMGPLEAVKPWQSAQIQGVVRFRDRLFSILTRPHAAAMDDATRRLLHKTIKKVTEDIEALSFNTAISAMMVLLNHLGSMPEPPREAALALTLLVSPLAPHVAEELWKLAGHDRSLALEAWPSFDPALCVDDVIEMAVQVNGKVRGRVVLPRAASEDDAKKAALEADGVGSYTSGKTLKKFIYVPGKIINLVVG from the coding sequence ATGACGTCCCCCACCCCGAATGCCACGCCCACGGACGGCGCCGCGGCGGCCGCGAACGAGCCCCCTCGGTACGTCCACGCCGAGGTCGAGCCACGCTGGCAGCGCTACTGGGATGAAAACCAGACCTTCCGCGCCGTGCGCAATCCCGGCCGCCCCAAGCGCTACATCCTCGACATGTTCCCCTATCCCTCGGGCGCGGGGCTCCACGTCGGACACCCCGAGGGCTACACCGCGACGGACATCTACGCCCGCTACAGCCGCATGCGGGGCATCGACATCCTCCACCCGATGGGCTGGGACGCCTTCGGTCTGCCCGCCGAGCAGCACGCGATCCGCACCGGCACGCACCCCTCCACCACCACGGCGCAGAACGTCGAGACCTTCCGCCGTCAGCTCAAGATGCTCGGCTTCAGCTACGACTGGAGCCGCGAGGTCGATACCACCGACCCGGGCTACGTCCGCTGGACGCAGTGGATATTCCTGAAGCTCTTCGAGCGCGGCCTCGCCTATCAGGACAGGGTCCAGGTCAACTGGTGCCCCGCCCTCGGCACGGTGCTGGCCAACGAGGAGGTCATCGACGGCAAGAGCGAGATCGGCGGGCACCCCGTCGTCCGCACCCCGCTGCGCCAGTGGATGCTGCGCATCACCGCGTACGCCGACCGGCTCGCCAAGGACCTCGAGCTGCTCGACTGGCCCGAGGGCACCGTCACCATGCAGAAGAACTGGATCGGCCGCTCCGAGGGCGCGCAGATCTCGTTTGACGTCCAAGGGTTCGAGGGCGCGCGGATCGACGTCTTCACGACGCGCCCCGACACGCTCATGGGGTGTACCTACGTCGTGCTCGCCCCCGAGCACGCGCTCGTCGACAAGATCACCGGGGCCGAGCACAAGGACGCCGTGCGCGCCTACGTCGACGCCGCTGCGCGCAAGAGCGACCTCGACCGCACCGCCGTCTCCAAGACCAAGACGGGCGTGCCCACGGGCGCGATGGCCATTCACCCGATCACCGGCCAGCCCGTGCCGATCTGGGTCGCCGACTACGTCATCGGAGGCTACGGCACCGGCGCCGTCATGGCCGTGCCCGGGCACGACGAGCGCGACTTCGCCTTCGCCAAGGCCTTCGACCTGCCCATCATCGAGGTCGTGAGCCCCGACGGCGCGCTGCACGCGTCGCTCGACGCCGCTTACGTCGACGAGGGCGTGCTCGTCCGGAGCGGCCCCTTCGATGGTTTGAAGTCCAACGATGGCAAGCGCGCGATCGTCGCGGACCTCGAGAAGCGCGGCAAGGGCTCGTCCAAGATCACCTACAAGCTGCGCGACTGGGTCTTCTCGCGGCAGCGCTACTGGGGCGAGCCGATCCCGATCTACTTCCCGGTCGAGATGAAGGACGCGGCCGGCGATCCACGCAAGGGCGACGAGCACACGATCCGCTTCGACCAGCCCATCGCCGTGCCCGAGAGCGAGCTGCCCCTGCGCCTGCCCGAGCTCAGCGATTTCCGCCCCGGCGAGGACCCGGCCGGACCGCTGGCGCGCGCGGTCGACTGGAGATTCTTCCAGAAAGACGGCCAGTGGTTTGCCCGCGAGACGAACACCATGCCGCAGTGGGCGGGCTCGTGCTGGTACTACCTGCGCTTCATCGACCCGAAGAACGAGGCCGAGGGCTGGAGCGACAAGGCGTACGACGACTGGATGCCCGTCGACCTGTACATCGGCGGCGGCGAGCACGCGGTCCTGCACCTGCTCTACGCGCGCTTCTGGCACAAGGTGCTCTTCGACATCGGCCGGGTGAAGCACCCCGAGCCGTTCATGAAGCTCGTCCACCAGGGCCTCATCCTGGGCGAGGACGGCGAGAAGATGAGCAAGTCGCGCGGCAACGTCGTCAACCCCGACGACATCGTGAAGGCCTACGGCGCCGACTGCCTGCGCCTGTACGAGATGTTCATGGGCCCGCTCGAGGCCGTCAAACCCTGGCAATCGGCGCAGATCCAGGGCGTCGTCCGCTTCCGCGACCGGCTCTTCTCGATCCTCACCCGGCCCCACGCGGCCGCGATGGACGACGCGACGCGGCGGCTCCTGCACAAGACGATCAAGAAGGTCACCGAGGACATCGAGGCGCTGTCGTTCAACACCGCCATCTCCGCGATGATGGTTCTGTTGAACCACCTCGGCTCGATGCCCGAGCCCCCGCGCGAGGCGGCGCTCGCGCTCACGCTGCTCGTGTCGCCCCTCGCCCCGCACGTGGCCGAGGAGCTCTGGAAGCTCGCTGGGCACGACCGCTCGCTCGCGCTCGAAGCCTGGCCGTCCTTCGATCCGGCGCTCTGCGTCGACGACGTGATCGAGATGGCGGTGCAGGTGAACGGCAAGGTGCGCGGCCGCGTGGTCCTGCCGCGCGCCGCCTCCGAGGACGACGCCAAAAAGGCCGCGCTCGAGGCGGATGGCGTCGGCTCCTACACGAGCGGCAAGACCCTCAAAAAATTCATCTACGTCCCGGGCAAGATCATCAATCTCGTCGTGGGCTGA
- a CDS encoding penicillin-binding protein activator LpoB produces the protein MQPLAFLRHTSAVLVAAALPSLVAGCGGDPTYVRGSQVEGLDDQAMSTGIDKRDIEQLLHENMKSLMASPLANGWAQAGDKPTLAIFPMINETSHHIEGQLQAVLSDEETFMVNSNLVTVVSRERQDQMIAEVERQQGGHFDPNHAAEYGRQLGAKYYITGKVYTADERAYGEHRVQYFMFMQVIETATSAVRWQNKATFTKALIRD, from the coding sequence ATGCAACCGCTCGCCTTTCTTCGTCACACCTCGGCCGTCCTCGTGGCGGCCGCTCTCCCTTCTCTTGTCGCCGGCTGCGGCGGCGACCCCACCTACGTCCGCGGCTCGCAGGTCGAAGGACTCGATGACCAGGCCATGAGCACGGGCATCGACAAGCGCGACATCGAGCAGCTCCTGCACGAGAACATGAAGTCGCTCATGGCCTCGCCGCTGGCGAACGGCTGGGCGCAGGCAGGCGACAAACCGACGCTCGCGATCTTCCCGATGATCAACGAGACGAGCCACCACATCGAGGGCCAGCTCCAGGCGGTGCTGTCGGACGAGGAGACCTTCATGGTCAACTCGAACCTCGTCACGGTGGTGAGCCGCGAGCGGCAGGATCAGATGATCGCCGAGGTCGAGCGCCAGCAAGGCGGCCACTTCGACCCGAACCACGCCGCCGAATACGGCCGGCAGCTCGGCGCCAAGTACTACATCACCGGCAAGGTCTACACGGCCGACGAGCGCGCGTACGGCGAGCACCGCGTCCAGTACTTCATGTTCATGCAGGTGATCGAGACCGCGACGAG
- a CDS encoding DMT family transporter, whose product MSTFYGELAALATAVCWTCSSLAFSAAGRRIGSLSLNLIRLVIAFLYISAYCRIQRGLWLPTDASPEAWRLLMVSGLIGFVLGDLCLFKAFLLLGPRLSMLIMSLAPPIAAGLGWAVLGERIGLMGGVGMIVTLAGVGWVVLERQAGPEGTQKTTPNEFAKGATLAFLGAVGQSVGLVLSKIGMQAYDPFAATQIRILAGILGFAAIFFAVRWWGRTLQGLRDTKGMAFAALGAFAGPFVGVSLSLLAIQHTETGVAATIMATVPVLIIPAVVLLHKERVSARAALGAVVAVGGVALLVFR is encoded by the coding sequence ATGTCGACCTTCTACGGAGAGCTCGCCGCCCTCGCCACGGCCGTCTGCTGGACGTGCAGCTCCCTCGCGTTCTCCGCGGCGGGCCGGCGCATCGGGTCGCTCTCGTTGAACCTCATCCGGCTGGTCATCGCCTTTCTGTACATCAGCGCGTATTGCCGGATTCAGCGGGGGCTATGGCTGCCCACGGACGCCTCGCCCGAGGCGTGGCGGTTGCTCATGGTCTCGGGGCTGATCGGCTTCGTGCTCGGTGACCTCTGCCTCTTCAAGGCGTTCTTGCTGCTCGGTCCGCGGCTCTCGATGCTGATCATGTCGCTCGCGCCGCCCATTGCGGCCGGGCTCGGCTGGGCGGTCCTCGGCGAGAGGATCGGGCTCATGGGCGGGGTCGGGATGATCGTCACGCTCGCGGGCGTCGGGTGGGTCGTGCTCGAGCGACAGGCCGGACCCGAGGGGACGCAGAAGACCACCCCGAACGAGTTCGCCAAGGGCGCGACGCTCGCGTTTCTGGGCGCCGTGGGGCAATCGGTCGGGCTCGTTTTGAGCAAGATCGGAATGCAGGCGTACGACCCCTTCGCGGCCACGCAGATTCGCATCCTGGCCGGCATTCTCGGCTTCGCGGCGATCTTCTTCGCGGTGCGCTGGTGGGGCCGGACGCTGCAAGGGCTGCGCGATACGAAGGGCATGGCCTTCGCCGCGCTCGGCGCGTTCGCGGGGCCGTTCGTCGGGGTGTCGCTGTCGCTGCTCGCGATTCAGCACACCGAGACGGGCGTGGCCGCGACGATCATGGCCACGGTGCCGGTGCTCATCATCCCGGCGGTCGTGCTCCTGCACAAGGAGCGCGTGAGCGCGCGCGCGGCCCTCGGCGCGGTGGTGGCCGTGGGCGGCGTGGCGCTCCTGGTGTTCCGGTAG